The Cicer arietinum cultivar CDC Frontier isolate Library 1 unplaced genomic scaffold, Cicar.CDCFrontier_v2.0 Ca_scaffold_5740_v2.0, whole genome shotgun sequence sequence ATGTTTTAAGCATTTCTGCTGCTTCCTGACATTGTTGAACTATACAACCGAATCCCAAAATTGCAATTCTGCTTCCTTCTCTCAGAATTCTTCCTTTTCCTATCTGCATAACAAGACAAAAAACTTTCAATTCGGTTGGCTAACTACTCCTGCTggagaaagataaataattcaatcagaaataacaaaatttattagcTTTTTAGTTATGTATGCTAACCTCAAGGGGGGTTCCTTTGTTATTGAGAGGAAGATTGCTTCCAATTCCATTGCCTCTTGGAAATCTAAAGCAGCTTGGTCTGTCATTTATAGCTGCTGCAGTTGCAACCATGTGCATCAATTCAGTTTCATCAGATGGAGCCATGACAACCATGTTTGGCAAGCAAGCCATGTAAGTGATATCAAATGCTCCACAATGAGTTGGTCCATCTGCACCCACTAAACCAGCTCTATCTATCGCAAATCGGACCGGTAGCTTTTGAAGATCAACATCATGGACCACCTTCATTCCAAAGTATAAAGCAAAGTGATGTTAAGGTTGTTTTTTGTGATAGTTAATTGTAAGTAAGCAAACATAGAAAATAGGCAAAATACATTATTCGgtcctttaattttattaattgtgcatggtttttccattttttatattttcgttTGACATTGTTAAAAATGTCTACGTGACTGTTATGATGCTGATGTGTCTAAAAACAGTGTTATTGTCTTACCTGATCGTATCCGCGTTGAAGGAATGACGAATAAATAGCACAAAATGGCTTGAGGCCTTCAGCAGCTAACCCTGCTGCAAATGTAACAGCATGTTGTTCGGCTATCCCGACATCGAAACATCGGTCAGGAAACTTTTTCTGGAAATAATTTAGGCCAGTTCCACCACCCATTGCTGCATGAATTGCTACTATCTTATTATCTATTTCAGCTTCCTTTATCAAAGATTCAGCAAAGTATTGTGTGTATGCAAGTGTTGTGGGTTTTGGCTTGAATTGGTGACCTGTTTTAGGATCAAATTTGACAACACctgaaaattttgagaaaatatgAGCATCCTTAAAAATTTGTTCTCTTCATGATATTGTTAAGATTTcagattttgaaaaacaatCAAATCACTTTCTCACCGTGCATTTTATCGGAAGCTGCTTCAGCCGGTGGATATCCTTTTCCTTTTTCTGTCACAACATGAATCAAAACTGGACCTGGTGCTGGCATTGATTTAACTTTCTCAAGTATGGTAACCAAATCTTCAATGTTATGACCATCCACCGGACCAATGTAGTATAAACCAAGCTCCTCAAAGATTGTAGAGCCAGAAGCACTGATCATACCTCTTGCATACTTATCAACTTTTGATGCAACTTGGTGTGTATGTCCTCCTATTTGCTTTGTGAAGCTCTTCAGCCGATAAAATTAGAGTCAGATTCCAAAAGATTATTTAAATTTGCGAATAATATAGACAAGTATAAGGGACTTACTTTAGCAACTTCTCGAAGTTTTCGGATTTGAGTGCTTGCTTGAATTTTGCTTAAAGTACTACTAAGAGCTCCAACTGGTGTTGCAGGGCCATCAAGTGTTGCAGTTGGTAAAGAAACTTGTTTGTTGTCATTAAGAATAACTATCAAGTTAGCATCAAGGAATCCTGCATTGTTCATGGCTTCATAAGCTTGTCCTGCAGTCATTGCTCCATCTCCTATCACTGAAATCACACTGTTGTTCTTTCCCAATAGATCCCTTGCAACTGCCATGCCTATTCAcaacatatttttattgtaaaaactgAAAAGTTGTTCATATATGAAAGCACACCTGTGTCCAGAAGTATACTTCCACACggagaaaaaaattgtattttggtCTAGAAGTATACTTTCTGATGACATATAAACTGTTTTTTCGGAGAGTATACTTTTGAAGTGAATGTATTGGTCTTAAGATTCAAGAATTTTACCAAGACCAGCTGATATACTTGTAGAACTGTGCCCTACACCAAAAGCATCATGAGCACTCTCATCCCTTTTTGGAAAACCTGCTAGTCCTGATGTTTTCCTAATGGTGTGCATCCTTGACCTTCTACCTGTGAGAATCTTGTGTGGATATGCCTgcaatttgtttatttgttcTTAGACCCTTTTacacaaaacaaaaacatttaattaaaatggtCAAATTTTGAAGGCTATATGTAGTGTAGGCGAAATTAAGTATAACGAAAGTATTAATGGATATGATTTGGTGACACAATTTATTGTCACATTTGTTAGCACATGGGTGAGAATATCATAAATTAGGAAATCAATTGCCTCACAGTCGTGCAATCGCACGTCTGTGGATCATAACATGATCGGACTTTCCGTGTTCTAACTTCATATTTTGGACCAATTTAGAAAAGTTGAAATACACGTGGTCCTATTGAGATCAGATGACCGAGATCAAGTGAGTATGTGAATAAATGCTTATCTCGACTTACCACAATTGAAACTACATTACGATTCTTGAAACCACAAATAGTTATGGACATATCATAAATGCCGCTGATCGGTCAAAATTTTCAATCATGATGCAAATgcgaatatttttaaaatcttaaaattacCGTTGTAATTGTAGTTGCAGACTGCAATTCAAAACACTAATTATAAAGGAAAAACATATAAAGAGAAGCAAGAACCTAAAATTTTGCTACCAAAAGAAAATTTCTCAACATACAAGGTGAAATAAGAGGATCAAAGTCTAACCTGATGGCCAACATCCCATATGATCTTATCATCAGGGGTGTTGAAAACATGATGTAGGGCAACTGCTAACTCCACCACTCCCAAACTTGAGCTAAGATGCCCACCAGTGTTTGACACACTGTGTACAATGTCAGCCCTTAATTCTGCTGCCAATTGTTCCAAATCCTAAAACATACAacacataatcatatacacaaaACCACCAAAATTCATAGAAAAGCAAATTCAACAAAACCaattatgtaatattttttttgtaaactaAGGGATCTTTGTGCAACTGCCGAGACTAATCCCTCAAGATAACTAGTATCCATTTAAGGGGTTGATCAGTCTCAATATATGTTTTTCCATATTCACTAGTCAGGGATCAAAACCATGTTGGTAATTAATTGGGAAACAAACTATTCATATAAACGTGTTACAAGTTTTAAAGGGTTCAAACCTTTGTGGATAGACTCTTCATATGAATTGGATGATTAACTGTATCCAATAATGGTGTTACTGGTTTCTGAGCTGAGAAATTAATCTTCCACTCATCTTTCTCTTTCCTTATAATTGTCCTTTCTCCATCACTTGTGTTACTGCTTGATGAAGCCATCACACAGa is a genomic window containing:
- the LOC101511765 gene encoding 1-deoxy-D-xylulose-5-phosphate synthase 2, chloroplastic-like, whose product is MAFSSSFLKPNHSFLQCHKYKSPIPLGCRNQFCVMASSSSNTSDGERTIIRKEKDEWKINFSAQKPVTPLLDTVNHPIHMKSLSTKDLEQLAAELRADIVHSVSNTGGHLSSSLGVVELAVALHHVFNTPDDKIIWDVGHQAYPHKILTGRRSRMHTIRKTSGLAGFPKRDESAHDAFGVGHSSTSISAGLGMAVARDLLGKNNSVISVIGDGAMTAGQAYEAMNNAGFLDANLIVILNDNKQVSLPTATLDGPATPVGALSSTLSKIQASTQIRKLREVAKSFTKQIGGHTHQVASKVDKYARGMISASGSTIFEELGLYYIGPVDGHNIEDLVTILEKVKSMPAPGPVLIHVVTEKGKGYPPAEAASDKMHGVVKFDPKTGHQFKPKPTTLAYTQYFAESLIKEAEIDNKIVAIHAAMGGGTGLNYFQKKFPDRCFDVGIAEQHAVTFAAGLAAEGLKPFCAIYSSFLQRGYDQVVHDVDLQKLPVRFAIDRAGLVGADGPTHCGAFDITYMACLPNMVVMAPSDETELMHMVATAAAINDRPSCFRFPRGNGIGSNLPLNNKGTPLEIGKGRILREGSRIAILGFGCIVQQCQEAAEMLKTLGVYATIADARFCKPLDTDLIRLLAREHEILITVEEGSIGGFGSHVSQFLSLAGILDGPLKLRSMMLPDRYIEHGSPNDQMDEAGLSSKHIAATVLSLLEMPKEALLFK